CCCATAAAAATGCATATCTTTTACTTGAAGTTATCGTTTTGTGGGAAGCATGCAAGTAAATTTAATAGAAAAAATGAACCATTATCCGTTATAGTCGCGTGAATGGAACCAACTTCGAGTTTAAACAGAGGGGAACGAAAAAAAGGCAGTTCTCTTGTTACAGGATCTGAGGTGCAATCTCAGGCCAGTGGTGCAAGCTGTTTTATTACAACTGATTCAGAAAAGTCTTTGGTGTCCAGACAAGCAAGTCAAGTTGAGCAAATTGAGTTGAGAACATATGTTTTTTTGGATTCTCTTCAACCTCAATTAGCTGCATATATGGGTACGGTTAGTAGAGGTTTTTTACCTATACCTGGAGATTCATGCCTTTGGATGGAAGTTTCACCTGGGATGGCCGTGCATAGAGTCACTGATATTGCCTTAAAAGCAAGTAATGTAAGACTTGGTCAGATGATTGTTGAAAGAGCATTTGGCTCTCTTGCTCTTTATCACAAAGATCAAAGTACTGTTTTACATTCTGGTGATGTTGTTCTGGATGCTATTGGAAGTGAAGTTAGAAAAAGAACCAAACCTTCAACAAGTTGGACAGAAGTTATTCGAGCTATTACTCCAGATCATGCTGTTTTAATAAATAGACAAAATAGAAGTGGATCAATGATTCAATCTGGAATGAGCATGTTTATATTAGAAACTGAACCGGCTGGCTATGTCTTAAAAGCAGCAAATGAAGCAGAAAAAGCATCAAATATAACTGTTGTTGATGTAAAGGCAGTTGGTGCTTTTGGTAGATTAACTCTAGCCGGGAAAGAAGGAGATGTAGAAGAAGCAGCAGCTGCTGCTATAAGAGCAATAGATGAAATTTCAAATTATTGATAATTTTTTAATTTAAACCAATTTCTTTTTTGAGGTAAGGAGACATGATTTTGGCAGCTTTACCTCTGCTTCCTAACTTACTTAGTTGTGATTGTGAGAGCTCTCCATAAACAGAGTTAGCTTCTTTTACCCAAAAAATAGATTCAAACTCCCCATTTGGATATTTTGGTGCCTTAAGAATTTCTCCCCAGCATATTCCAGTTGTATCTTTCACTAAGTTTCCTGAGGGATCACATAAAACCATACAACTTATAAATCTTGCGCTCCTGTAAGGGCTATCAGAAAGTTCATTAATTAATTTTTTAATTTTTTCAGCGTTGTTTTTGGCATATCGAGCAGAATATATGCCTGGTCGACCATCTAAAATATCCACTTCAAGGCCTGAATCGTCAGCTAATGCCCAAGTTTTTGTCTCTAGAGCAGCCGCTTTTGCTTTTAAAAGTGCATTTTCAAAATAGGTATTTCCAGTCTCTTCGATATTTAAATATTCTGGTTGCTTCTGAACCCTTAAGGACAAAACATCCAGCATTTCCGAAATTTCAGAAACTTTACTTTTGTTGCCACTCGCAATAGTAAGGACTGGAAGATTCAAAATAACAAATAAATTTATTGAGAATATTATCTTACTTCAAAGCTAGATACGGAGACAGGAAAGGTTGAACATTCCACACCTGTGTAGACAGGGCCTGCCTCGTACGGAAATAACATAATGTAAATTTTTTCTTAACACAAGAGTATGTTTTGATGCACTAACTAATTTGCATAAGTATTGACATATCAATAATACCAAGGGTGATAAGTTTAACTTATGAATGATAGAAAAAACATTAATGGAGATTTTATCGAAAACGCTTGACTTATAAGTACTTAATGAAGCATTCTTCGAATTGAACATTCCACATTTAGTAATTAGTAGACAATGGCTACAGAAACAATGGGTATCGCTCTCGGCATGATCGAGACACGCGGACTAGTACCTGCAATCGAAGCAGCAGATGCAATGACAAAGGCTGCAGAAGTTCGCCTTATTGGTCGTGAATTCGTAGGTGGCGGTTATGTCACAGTATTAGTTAGAGGCGAAACAGGCGCAGTTAACGCAGCTGTAAGAGCTGGTGCTGATGCTTGTGAAAGAGTTGGTGACGGCTTAGTTGCAGCTCACATTATTGCTCGTCCTCATAGAGAAGTTGAACCTGCTCTTGGTAATGGTGAATTTCTTGGTCAAAAGGACTAATTAAGTAAAGCAAGATTTATAAATTTTGCACAATAATTATTTTCCCTACACAGACCTAAATTTATCCTTATGAGTAAGAAGTATGATGCAGGGGTAAAGGAGTACAGAGATACCTACTGGACTCCTGAATATGTACCCCTAGACACCGATTTACTAGCCTGTTTCAAATGTACAGGTCAAGAAGGTGTTCCCAGAGAAGAAGTTGCAGCAGCTGTTGCCGCTGAATCTTCAACAGGTACTTGGTCAACAGTTTGGTCCGAGTTACTTACAGATTTAGAATTTTATAAAGGACGTTGTTATCGAATCGAAGACGTTCCTGGAGATCCTGAAGCTTTTTATGCTTTTATTGCATATCCTTTAGATCTTTTTGAAGAAGGTTCTATTACAAACGTATTAACATCTCTAGTAGGAAACGTTTTTGGATTTAAAGCTCTAAGACACCTACGCCTAGAAGATATTAGATTCCCAATCGCTTTCATCAAAACTTGCGGTGGTCCACCAAATGGAATCGTGGTTGAAAGAGATCGTTTAAACAAATATGGAAGACCTCTTCTTGGTTGTACCATTAAACCTAAATTAGGATTATCTGGTAAAAACTATGGTCGAGTTGTATACGAGTGCCTTAGAGGTGGTCTTGATTTAACGAAGGATGACGAGAACATAAACTCTCAGCCATTCCAACGTTGGAGAGAAAGATTTGAGTTTGTTGCAGAAGCAGTTAAGCTTGCTCAGCAAGAAACTGGAGAAGTTAAAGGTCACTACCTAAACTGTACTGCCAACACTCCTGAAGAACTTTACGAGAGAGCTGAATTTGCAAAAGAGCTAGATATGCCAATCATCATGCATGATTATATAACTGGCGGTTTTACAGCAAATACTGGATTAGCAAACTGGTGTCGTAAAAATGGCATGCTTCTACACATTCATAGAGCGATGCATGCTGTTATTGATAGACATCCAAAACACGGTATTCATTTCAGGGTTCTAGCAAAATGTTTGAGACTCTCCGGAGGGGATCAATTACATACTGGAACTGTTGTTGGAAAACTAGAAGGTGATCGTCAAACAACTCTTGGTTACATTGATAACTTAAGAGAGTCATTTGTTCCCGAAGATAGATCAAGAGGTAACTTCTTTGATCAAGATTGGGGTTCAATGCCAGGAGTATTTGCTGTCGCATCAGGTGGTATTCACGTATGGCATATGCCTGCACTCCTAGCGATTTTTGGAGATGATTCTTGTCTTCAGTTTGGTGGAGGAACACATGGTCATCCATGGGGTTCAGCTGCTGGAGCTGCAGCTAACAGAGTTGCTTTAGAAGCTTGTGTAAAAGCACGTAATGCTGGTCGCGAAATCGAAAAAGAGAGTAGAGACATTCTTATGGAAGCTGCTAAACACAGTCCTGAATTAGCTATCGCTCTTGAAACTTGGAAGGAAATTAAGTTTGAATTTGATACCGTCGACAAACTCGACGTTCAAGGTTAAACCAGATTTCAAAATTGAGGAGATTCTTCTTCTCCTCAAACTTCTACAAATCTCGTTCTATTACGAGTAATTTTATTCACATTTAAATTTATTATGCCTTTCCAGAGCACAGTAGGCGACTATCAAACAGTTGCAACCCTGGAAACATTCGGTTTCTTACCACCGATGACCCAGGAGGAAATATACGATCAAATTGCATACATAATTGCTCAAGGCTGGAGTCCTGTTATTGAGCATGTTCATCCTAGTGGAAGTATGCAAACTTATTGGTCTTATTGGAAGCTCCCATTCTTTGGGGAAAAAGACCTTAACTTGGTTGTAAGTGAATTAGAGGCATGTCATAGAGCATACCCTGATCATCATGTAAGAATCATCGGATACGATGCTTACACCCAAAGCCAAGGAACAGCTTTTGTAGTTTTCCAAGGACGTTAAATCTACTTTAGGTAGTAAATATCTTTCTCCAAAAAATATTTTTGGAGAAAGTTTTTTCAAAAGAGTTTCACATTTGAAGATTATGTCAAAAAAAACCAGTAGAGAGATTGCACTAGAAAGAAGAAAGGCGATGAGTGATAGCGGCAAAAAAGCTGCTGCTTTTTCTTCAACTACTCAAGATAGAGTTCGATCTTTTCAAGATATACAGATTTCTGGTACTCAGTCTTCTCCAAATAATAAAAATATTACTAAACCAGTTACAAAACATATCCCAAAAACTTCGGTCAATAGTAAGTTTTCTTCAACAACTTTATCTAGTAAAGAGTTAGTAATAGAAAGAAGAAAAGCAATGTCTAGTCATGGTAAATCCGCAATTACTTCATCAGATAGAACTCGTACTGATGTTAAAAAAGAAAGCCCTGTAAACACAGTTAAAATTACTCCAAGCAAAAATCAAGAAGTTCAAAATTCACATAATACAGAAATTAAAATATCAAAATCAAACGTTAAAAGAAGAATTAATCAGAAGAGAAAGCCTATTACTAATACAAGTAGAGATATTGTTTTAGCGAGAAGAGAAGCTCAATCTAAGCATGGTAAATCAGCAACTAAACAAAATACCAGTGCAGCTTCTTTAGCTAGAAGGGGAGACCCAGATTTAAGTAGTAGAGAGATTTCGCAGAGAGTGAGAGAGCTAAGAAGTAAAACTGGTGCCACAGGCAAAAAAGGTAATGGTAAATGTAGACCATGTGGTCCAAATAAAAATGGGGCCAAACAAAATATTGCTGATGCTAGCTGGAAAGTTGGTAAAAGTGAAACTGATTCAGGTCAAATAGTTACTGGAACACAAGCTAATAGATCTGTAAAAACTACAGGTAATGAAGCAAGTACGTGTAGAACTGTCACTGGTACTCAATATATGGGAGCAGAAGTGGTTGACCAATTTTGTCAAGATAGATCAAGTTATAAACAACCACTTAGATCTACTGTTACCTCTACAACATCAGGTAATAAAGTAACTGGAAATGAAGTCGGTAGATCTGAGAGGGTCACAGGCGATGAGCCTGGGACTTGTAAAAACCTTACAGGTACTGAATATGTATCTGCTAATCAATCACAGAAGTATTGTGATGATGTCCCAAAAAATCCCTCAAAGGTTAAACTTAGTACTACAATTGATGGATTAAAAGTATCTGGATCACTTCCTGGTAGATCAACTCTGGTAACTGGAGATGAATCAGGTTCTGGACATCAGTTAACTGGAGATCAATATCTTGGCTCAGAGCCAAATCCTAAAGGCAAAGCATTTGAAAAAGTAGGCAGTTACAATACTCTAAATGGGAATAATGTAACTGGTACAGGGGTAGGAAGATCAGACCATATGACAGGCAATGAACATGGTAGTTGCAAGAATGTAACTGGTGATGAGTACATAGGATCTCAACAATATGAGAAGTTTTGCGGTTCAAAACCAAAACCAGAAGCTAGAAAAGTAGGTTTAAGCCTTTCTTCAAAGTCAAATTTAATAAGTGGGACTATGACAGGAAGATCAAAAATAGTAACTGGAGACGAACCAGGTTCATGCAAAGTGCTAACAGGAACTCCATACGCAGGCTTAGATCAGATTAATGATAATTGTAATAATGAAATTTCTGAAGATATGAAATCACGAGCAATAGTTAATTCTGGAAATAATTCAAATGCCAGACTTACAGGTCAACAACCAGGAATTGGCGGAGTAATGACAGGTGCTAAGAAAGGTGCTTGTAAAAACCTAACGGGGACTCCTTATGTTGGTGGAGATCAGTTCTCACAAGCTTGTGATAATCCTCCAAATGATACTGCTTATGCGAATCCAGAAAAGTCAGCAGGCAACTCTTGGAACGAATTCTCTGTTAAATCACCATCAAGAGATCAATATTCTGAAAAAAATACCCAAGGTGTTACGGGTAATGAATATGAAAATGGTTCAAAGGTAACAGGACCTTTTGATATGGCAGTTGATAAGGTCACTGGTACTGAAAAATTTAGATTTGAACCGAATAAAAATATTACTTATAAACAAAAAATGGAAATCGAAGAAGCAGACCGTGCTGCAAAGACACCAGAAAAAAGAGTAGCATCAAGGATTACTGGTGAAGGACAATCAGTGGGAAACGTAACTGGTGATGATTGGGATCGCGGTGATAAGGTAACAGGCACTGAGGGAGCTTCTTCTAGAAAGCGAAATCCATCAAGAGCAGGATTCATGAGCGCAATGCCCCCTATGGAAGTTAAAAGAAATGAGGAAACAGAAAAACCAGATTTCTTGATAACTGGATCTAGTGGTAATACTCGTGAAGGACAACTTGTTACCTTTTCAGGTGGTGCAAGAGGGTAAGTAAATAATGCCTTTAAGAGGACTGGCTAAAGCCAAGAACTTCACATTGGGGCCAACCGCTCCAATGAAAACTTTTACTGAGAATATCCATATACAAACTAAAGAATCAAATAATTTACGAAATTCTGGAAAGTCTCATCAATTAACCAATAATATTCAAAATGAAAATCTATTTGGGTATGAAAGCAAGATAAAAAGTGATTTTGATGAAATTGTTCCAACTCTCAAGGAAATTGCCCGAATTCAACATCATGAAGATTTTATAAATAAGGCTCAGAAAATATCAAGAAAAAATTTAGGAATAGATTTACCTCTACATGTATTAGATAAATCTTGGGTTAAACCTCTTGATATGAGAGCTTTATATGCATGGTGTGCTTTCAAACAGCATGAGAAACTTAGCGACAATTTTTTTAACAATGATCCACTTGAAGGTGCTACTGGAAGTAGAGATGCGGAAGACTTTGAAAAATTTCTTTTAGATTGTGGAATACATTTGCTTGATATTACTCCTTGTTCAGATGGAAGATTAGCTCATTCAGTTGCTTATGTAATGAGAATACCTTTTAGTTCAGTAAGAAGAAGATCCCATGCTGGAGCCCTTTTTGATATTGAAAATACCGTTAATCGATGGGTAAAAACTGAACATAAAAGATATAGAGAGAATGTTCCTAATGAAGCTCATAAAGATACCAGGTACTTAAAAGTTGTAACTTATCATTTTAGTTCAGTAGATCCTTTGCATCAGGGATGCGCAGCTCATGGAAGTAATGACGAGTTAGCTGCAGCAGAAGGTAGAAATAAATTGTATGCTTTCAAAGAGGCTGTAGAGAATAGCTTTTGCTGCGGAGCTTCTGTGGATTTAATGTTAATTGGACTTGATACAGACACTGATTCATTAAAAATACATTTACCAACTAGCGATGGAGGTATAGATTTAGAAAAAACTATTTCTACATCAGAAATTTATAATTCAACAATAAATTTTTCAAAAGAGGATGCGGAAAGAGAAATTTGCCAGATAATTTCTAAGCAATCTTCAAAAGATAAACTCAGTGGACTGGAAAAATTTACGTATAAATTAATTGTCAATAATATTTCTCAAATTGATTATGTTAAGAGTTTTCATAATGGTTCTTATGAAGATATTGGACATGCAGAGAGGTTTATTGGAGTAGGTATAGGTTTTAAAGAAGTACATCTCAGAAATTTAACTTATTTTGCTCATTTAGATACAGTCGAAGAAGGGGCTCCAGATTTAGATGTAGGAGTGAAGATTTTTACTGGATTAAATGTTTGTCAAGATCTACCTATTCCCGTAGTAATAAGATTTGATTACTCTGGTAAAGTACCCGGCGCAAAAGAGAGGGCTATAAATGATTGTGAAAGAGTTAATAATGCGATATCAATTAGATATAAAAATTTAGTTGATCAAGGTTTGTTACATACTTGCTCTACTATTAGAGACAGGGACAACATTCATTCCGCCCAAATTATTGGAATGTCTTTAGATAAAAAAACAG
The Prochlorococcus marinus XMU1411 genome window above contains:
- a CDS encoding non-canonical purine NTP pyrophosphatase — encoded protein: MNLPVLTIASGNKSKVSEISEMLDVLSLRVQKQPEYLNIEETGNTYFENALLKAKAAALETKTWALADDSGLEVDILDGRPGIYSARYAKNNAEKIKKLINELSDSPYRSARFISCMVLCDPSGNLVKDTTGICWGEILKAPKYPNGEFESIFWVKEANSVYGELSQSQLSKLGSRGKAAKIMSPYLKKEIGLN
- a CDS encoding form I ribulose bisphosphate carboxylase large subunit; the encoded protein is MSKKYDAGVKEYRDTYWTPEYVPLDTDLLACFKCTGQEGVPREEVAAAVAAESSTGTWSTVWSELLTDLEFYKGRCYRIEDVPGDPEAFYAFIAYPLDLFEEGSITNVLTSLVGNVFGFKALRHLRLEDIRFPIAFIKTCGGPPNGIVVERDRLNKYGRPLLGCTIKPKLGLSGKNYGRVVYECLRGGLDLTKDDENINSQPFQRWRERFEFVAEAVKLAQQETGEVKGHYLNCTANTPEELYERAEFAKELDMPIIMHDYITGGFTANTGLANWCRKNGMLLHIHRAMHAVIDRHPKHGIHFRVLAKCLRLSGGDQLHTGTVVGKLEGDRQTTLGYIDNLRESFVPEDRSRGNFFDQDWGSMPGVFAVASGGIHVWHMPALLAIFGDDSCLQFGGGTHGHPWGSAAGAAANRVALEACVKARNAGREIEKESRDILMEAAKHSPELAIALETWKEIKFEFDTVDKLDVQG
- a CDS encoding carboxysome shell carbonic anhydrase; this translates as MPLRGLAKAKNFTLGPTAPMKTFTENIHIQTKESNNLRNSGKSHQLTNNIQNENLFGYESKIKSDFDEIVPTLKEIARIQHHEDFINKAQKISRKNLGIDLPLHVLDKSWVKPLDMRALYAWCAFKQHEKLSDNFFNNDPLEGATGSRDAEDFEKFLLDCGIHLLDITPCSDGRLAHSVAYVMRIPFSSVRRRSHAGALFDIENTVNRWVKTEHKRYRENVPNEAHKDTRYLKVVTYHFSSVDPLHQGCAAHGSNDELAAAEGRNKLYAFKEAVENSFCCGASVDLMLIGLDTDTDSLKIHLPTSDGGIDLEKTISTSEIYNSTINFSKEDAEREICQIISKQSSKDKLSGLEKFTYKLIVNNISQIDYVKSFHNGSYEDIGHAERFIGVGIGFKEVHLRNLTYFAHLDTVEEGAPDLDVGVKIFTGLNVCQDLPIPVVIRFDYSGKVPGAKERAINDCERVNNAISIRYKNLVDQGLLHTCSTIRDRDNIHSAQIIGMSLDKKTEEAH
- a CDS encoding BMC domain-containing protein, whose amino-acid sequence is MATETMGIALGMIETRGLVPAIEAADAMTKAAEVRLIGREFVGGGYVTVLVRGETGAVNAAVRAGADACERVGDGLVAAHIIARPHREVEPALGNGEFLGQKD
- a CDS encoding ribulose bisphosphate carboxylase small subunit, with the translated sequence MPFQSTVGDYQTVATLETFGFLPPMTQEEIYDQIAYIIAQGWSPVIEHVHPSGSMQTYWSYWKLPFFGEKDLNLVVSELEACHRAYPDHHVRIIGYDAYTQSQGTAFVVFQGR
- the csoS2 gene encoding carboxysome assembly protein CsoS2, producing the protein MSKKTSREIALERRKAMSDSGKKAAAFSSTTQDRVRSFQDIQISGTQSSPNNKNITKPVTKHIPKTSVNSKFSSTTLSSKELVIERRKAMSSHGKSAITSSDRTRTDVKKESPVNTVKITPSKNQEVQNSHNTEIKISKSNVKRRINQKRKPITNTSRDIVLARREAQSKHGKSATKQNTSAASLARRGDPDLSSREISQRVRELRSKTGATGKKGNGKCRPCGPNKNGAKQNIADASWKVGKSETDSGQIVTGTQANRSVKTTGNEASTCRTVTGTQYMGAEVVDQFCQDRSSYKQPLRSTVTSTTSGNKVTGNEVGRSERVTGDEPGTCKNLTGTEYVSANQSQKYCDDVPKNPSKVKLSTTIDGLKVSGSLPGRSTLVTGDESGSGHQLTGDQYLGSEPNPKGKAFEKVGSYNTLNGNNVTGTGVGRSDHMTGNEHGSCKNVTGDEYIGSQQYEKFCGSKPKPEARKVGLSLSSKSNLISGTMTGRSKIVTGDEPGSCKVLTGTPYAGLDQINDNCNNEISEDMKSRAIVNSGNNSNARLTGQQPGIGGVMTGAKKGACKNLTGTPYVGGDQFSQACDNPPNDTAYANPEKSAGNSWNEFSVKSPSRDQYSEKNTQGVTGNEYENGSKVTGPFDMAVDKVTGTEKFRFEPNKNITYKQKMEIEEADRAAKTPEKRVASRITGEGQSVGNVTGDDWDRGDKVTGTEGASSRKRNPSRAGFMSAMPPMEVKRNEETEKPDFLITGSSGNTREGQLVTFSGGARG